Proteins encoded within one genomic window of Strongyloides ratti genome assembly S_ratti_ED321, scaffold srae_chrx_scaffold0000005:
- a CDS encoding U1 small nuclear ribonucleoprotein 70 kDa yields MTQFLPDHLLGLFFPRPPLTFLPPIAPLLVEKDPIKYDGMAQYISLFEDPKDTPAKEIVQTREEKKAEKRKKKEELLAFKLEQEIAAYHTKDTSNFTEDPFKTLFVCRLSYETTESKLRREFSKWGTIVNIKIVCTKDDKPRGYAFIEYSRKSEMSQAYKEADGIKIDGVRVLVDYERGRTRKDWLPRRLGGGKGKTRIAVEKKEDDLLEDKAFTKTSNSYNGRRDDKYSSRHDYNDKNYSGHHRPTDDRRFRDDRRDYDDRRKKYDRNNDFRRPNNKYDDNNRNSSSRNYRGSRDDSSSNKRAVVEGDKNGPPPKRFSNEYGNPKDIPTLIV; encoded by the exons atgacTCAATTTTTACCTGACCATCTTTTGGGTCTATTTTTTCCAAGACCTCCATTGACATTTTTACCTCCAATAGCACCACTTTTGGTTGAGAAAGATCCTATTAAATATGATGGAATGGCTCAGTACATATCATTATTTGag gaTCCCAAAGATACTCCGGCAAAAGAAATAGTTCAAACAagagaagaaaaaaaagccgaaaaaagaaaaaaaaaagaagaattatTAGCATTTAAATTGGAACAAGAGATTGCAGCTTATCATACAAAAGATACTTCCAATTTTACTGAAGATccttttaaaacattatttgttTGTAGATTGTCTTATGAGACAACTGAATCTAAACTTCGTCGAGAGTTTAGTAAATGGGGTAcaattgttaatattaaaattgtctGCACAAAAGATGACAAACCTCGAGGTTATGCTTTTATTGAGTATTCCAGAAAAAGTGAAATGTCGC aagcATATAAGGAAGCTGATGGAATAAAAATTGATGGTGTAAGAGTTTTAGTAGATTATGAACGAGGAAGAACAAGAAAAGATTGGCTTCCTAGAAGATTAGGTGGTGGAAAAGGTAAGACAAGAATTGCTGTTGAGAAAAAAGAGGATGATTTACTAGAAGATAAGGCATTTACTAAAACTTCTAATTCATATAATGGACGGAGAGATGATAAATATTCTTCAAGACAtgattataatgataaaaattatagtgGACATCATCGTCCCACTGACGATAGACGTTTTCGTGATGATAGAag agaTTATGATGacagaagaaaaaaatatgatagaAATAATGATTTCAGAAGACCTAACAATAAGTACGATGACAATAACAGAAATTCATCAAGTAGAAATTATAGAGGATCAAGAGATGATTCATCTTCTAATAAGAGAGCTGTTGTTGAAGGTGATAAGAATGGTCCACCTCCAAAAAG ATTTAGTAATGAGTATGGAAACCCAAAAGATATTCCAACATTAATtgtgtaa
- a CDS encoding Anoctamin-1: MNHKKLSLKNSIETLEYCKEDDSKTPFFYNEENGNDVVMCEKQKSSKLNISQPYIHDSSSFSSDTNSSIYITSSLQLKESTQNNSLKALSSVDTIFEGTTFEMQRLQNLEKSKISWEKEACFFSDGIRIIDYVLAYEDEKNNGESDIENEQAIIMDEKETGREYGSIKTTKAVKRRIFQENLVGLGLDIEEMPSHFYSSNKIIFVLIHAPFHVLCKQAEILKLKMPIIHSEEVNQLNFFDGWLDTWLIKKFRTTMKPELENRFEIKPKFRSPFIEERIECFENCHDPDNFFPRAERSRLVYDLLLRTKYNSEESGRCQIGIERMISRGIYYDAFPLHEPLRMDKINLSLKETLDKSKKQLNISETTDRELLYKYWASLYSFWRLQPLDLIKRYFGTKIGIYFAWLGYYTKSLIWPSIMGIIVVMIAVSTSINDIPSNDVCSTDGIGEQVYLCPTCEKYCNFQKLRNNCVYAKLTYIFDNYYTVIFAVVMCLWGTLFLEGWKRFHSEIAYKWGMLDFEVEDETMRPDFQSKIKTKRINPVSKEEEPWLPRKEKLFRWFCSGMTVLFFICLVIAFAVGVIIYRVSFTFSLYGSDNEFYRNNAIVITSLLAGFINVCFIMILNQCYNWLAFRLTCWECPRTQTDFDNSYALKVFLFQFVNYYTSLFYIAFFKGRFNSVPNALDKTDNDETSTFRPSLEQCDPSGCMVELVIQLGTIMIGKQMFTAIIERLLPKFYIWFASLKNKSNKKKVNGIIPNKINPQKDDKVMNQCDLDYSLNQVHKQYLFDEYLEMVIQFGFVTLFVTAFPLAPMFALLNNIIEVRIDAQKFICTFRRPMPAHAKNIGVWEGILSGISYTAVLVNACIIAFTSDFIPKLYYLFFKSNGDLQGYMDYSLSYFDATLVSNNTIYNDVNICRFRGFYRPTCKFMDKFPIIKNYKKEECSDDYSVNDDWWKMMVMRCAFVIFFEHLVFALKVLIAYIIPDIPTKIVYQIQRERHLSRKAMLNQHDFNFNKKKKKLYQKLEKLKNTANASNMTDGQKSNKNNINYSDKNYPEMSKEVEKLLARNQQFGVTQPENLSYCTNIIIPDLPETENLPGEIYNRRITNNGSISSYSTAIDN; encoded by the exons atgaatcacaaaaaattatcattaaaaaattctatagAAACATTAGAATATTGTAAAGAAGAtg attctAAGACTCcgtttttttataatgaagAAAATGGTAATGACGTTGTAATGTGTGAAAAACAAAAGTCATCGAAATTAAACATCAGTCAGCCTTACATACATGATTCATCATCTTTTTCATCAG aCACCAATAGcagtatatatattacttcATCATTGCAATTAAAAGAGTCAACTcaaaataatagtttaaaag CTTTGTCATCAGTTGATACAATATTTGAGGGAACAACTTTTGAAATGCAAAGATTACAAAATTTGGAAAAAAGCAAAATTTCATGGGAAAAAGAAGCATGTTTTTTTTCAGATGGTATAAGAATAATTGATTATGTCTTAGCATATGaggatgaaaaaaataatggagAATCTGATATTGAGAATGAGCAAGCAATTATTATGGATGAAAAAGAAACTGGTAGAGAGTATGGAAGTATTAAAACAACAAAAGCTGTTAAGAGAAGAATCTTTCAAGAAAATTTAGTTGGCTTAGGTTTAGATATTGAGGAAATGCCAAGTCATTTTTATTCCTCaaataagataatttttgTCCTTATTCATGCACCATTTCATGTTCTTTGTAAACAAgcagaaatattaaaacttaaAATGCCTATAATTCATTCTGAAGAGGTTAATcaacttaatttttttgatggATGGTTAGATACATGgctaattaaaaaatttaggaCAACAATGAAACCAGAATTAGAAAATAGATTTGAAATTAAACCTAAATTTCGTTCACCATTTATTGAAGAAAGAATTGAAtg ttttgaAAATTGTCATGATccagataatttttttcctcGAGCTGAAAGGAGTCGCCTTGTTtatgatttattattaagaaCTAAATATAATTCTGAAGAATCAGGTAGATGTCAAATTGGTATAGAAAGAATGATAAGTAGAGGAATATATTATGATGCATTTCCTTTACATGAg CCGTTAAGAATGGATAAGATTAATTTAAGTTTAAAAGAG actcttgataaatcaaaaaaacaattaaatataagtGAAACAACTGATCGTGAATTATTATACAAGTATTGGGCATCACTTTATTCTTTTTGGAGATTACAACCATTagatttaattaaaagatattttggAACAAAAATTGGAATATATTTTGCATGGTTAGGTTATTATACAAAATCATTAATATGGCCATCTATAATGGGTATTATTGTTGTTATGATAGCAGTATCAACATCAATTAATGACATTCCAAGTAATGATGTATGTAGTACTGATGGAATTGGAGAACAAGTTTATTTATGTCCAACATGtgaaaaatattgtaattttcaaaaattaagaaataattgTGTTTATGCAAAATTAACATATATctttgataattattatactGTTATATTTGCTGTTGTTATGTGTCTTTGGGgtacattatttttagaagGATGGAAACGTTTTCATTCAGAAATTGCTTATAAATGGGGTATGCTTGATTTTGAAGTTGAAGATGAAACAATGCGTCCAGATTTtcaaagtaaaattaaaactaaaCGTATTAATCCAGTCTCAAAAGAAGAAGAACCATGGTTACctagaaaagaaaaattatttagatGGTTTTGTAGTGGAATGacagttttattttttatttgtttagtTATTGCATTTGCTGTTGGTGTTATTATTTATCGTGTTTCATTTACATTTAGTTTATATGGAAGTGATAATgaattttatagaaataatgCTATAGTTATAACATCATTATTAGCTGGATTTATTAATGTATGCTTTATTATGATACTTAATCAATGTTATAATTGGTTAGCATTTAGATTAACATGTTGGGAATGTCCAAGAACTCAAACAGATTTTGATAATAGTTATgcattaaaagtttttctatttcaatttgttaattattatacatcattattttatatagcATTTTTTAAAGGACGTTTTAATAGTGTTCCAAATGCATTAGATAAAACTGATAATGATGAAACATCAACATTTAGACCTAGTTTAGAACAATGTGATCCAAGTGGATGTATGGTTGAATTAGTCATTCAATTAGGAACTATAATGATTGGTAAACAAATGTTTACAGCAATAATTGAAAGATTATTaccaaaattttatatatggtttgctagtttaaaaaataaatcaaataaaaagaaagttaATGGTATTATaccaaataaaattaatccaCAAAAAGATGATAAAGTAATGAATCAATGTGATCTTGATTATAGTTTAAATCAAGTtcataaacaatatttatttgatgaaTATCTTGAAATGGTTATACAATTTGGTTTTGTAACACTTTTTGTAACAGCATTTCCATTAGCACCAATGTTTgctttattaaataatattattgaagTACGAATTGATgcacaaaaatttatttgtacaTTTAGACGTCCAATGCCAGCTCATGCAAAAAATATTGGAGTTTGGGAAGGTATACTTAGTGGTATTAGTTATACAGCTGTTCTTGTAAATGCTTGTATAATTGCTTTTACAAGTGATTTTATCccaaaattatattatttattttttaaaagtaatggTGATTTACAAGGATATATGGATTAttcattatcatattttgatGCAACATTAGTTAGtaataatacaatttataATGATGTTAATATATGTAGATTTCGAGGATTTTATAGACCAACATGTAAATTTATGGATAAATTtccaataataaaaaattataaaaaagaagaatgtTCTGATGATTATAGTGTTAATGATGATTGGTGGAAAATGATGGTAATGCGTTGTgcttttgttatattttttgaacaTTTAGTTTTTGCTCTTAAAGTTCTTATTGCATATATTATACCAGATATACCAACTAAAATTGTTTATCAAATACAAAGAGAAAGACATTTATCAAGAAAAGCAATGTTAAATCAAcatgattttaattttaataagaaaaagaaaaaattatatcaaaaacttgaaaaacttaaaaatacAGCTAATGCATCAAATATGACAGATGGACAAAAAtctaacaaaaataatattaattattcagataaaaattatcctGAAATGTCTAAAGAAGTTGAAAAACTTTTAGCTAGAAATCAACAATTTGGTGTAACACAACCtgaaaatttatcatattgtactaatattataataccTGATTTGCCAGAAACAGAAAATTTACCTGGAGAAATATACAATAGAAGAATAACTAATAATGGTTCTATTTCTTCTTATAGTACTGCTATAGATAATTAA